A region from the Vicinamibacterales bacterium genome encodes:
- a CDS encoding response regulator transcription factor, with protein sequence MRIRVILVDDHPIVLQGLEHLFLRHDDFEVVAACGCAEDALQAAAARAPDVVVTDLRMPQSSGLDLLGALRRDYPACRVVLLTAAISDAQVVEAIKLGATGLVMKDAAPQQLIDCVRRVHRGEECLASETVSRALKSVLERETVRGALSRTLTAREIEIIRMVAQGLKNRAVGERLAITEATVKVHLHNIYEKVGVTGRVELLLFAQQKGLV encoded by the coding sequence CACCCGATCGTCTTGCAGGGTCTCGAACATCTGTTTCTGAGGCACGACGACTTCGAGGTGGTGGCCGCGTGCGGGTGCGCCGAGGACGCGCTGCAGGCAGCCGCCGCGCGTGCTCCCGACGTCGTCGTGACGGATCTCCGGATGCCCCAAAGCAGTGGACTCGATCTGCTCGGTGCACTTCGGCGAGACTATCCCGCCTGTCGCGTCGTGCTGCTGACCGCGGCCATATCAGACGCCCAGGTGGTGGAAGCGATCAAGCTCGGAGCCACCGGTCTGGTGATGAAGGATGCTGCGCCGCAGCAGCTCATCGACTGCGTCAGACGGGTGCATCGCGGCGAGGAATGCCTCGCTTCTGAGACTGTGTCCCGCGCGTTGAAGTCCGTGCTGGAGCGCGAGACGGTGCGCGGCGCACTCTCGCGCACGCTCACCGCCAGAGAGATCGAAATCATCCGGATGGTCGCGCAGGGCCTCAAGAACCGGGCCGTCGGCGAGCGCCTGGCCATCACCGAGGCCACCGTGAAGGTGCACCTGCATAACATCTATGAAAAGGTCGGCGTGACGGGGCGCGTGGAGCTATTGCTCTTCGCGCAGCAGAAGGGGCTGGTCTAG
- a CDS encoding DUF4118 domain-containing protein, translated as MINNAWTRFLRIASFAERLRDPRRDAMRVDSGRPSHSNVRRPGLLARAYVGSVAGVGAAVVATLVLRGWMGASLSLFFFPAVVLSAIYGGFGPALLATMLSTLCLAFLFIPPRFSLNIGSDDALRLLVFAIVSYATAWVSSARRRAEEAERLALADLQGALDVMRRVSAWPLVADADTSTSMRQILSHGATALGATTAVAVWMAEEEPWVYVTSARPGDDPTSRQPPAHFVQLLNGDRTATAIYEISRAPHVVPEPIRALLPGGLAAEVPFHTEHVAGRVFFGGLGTDADPQALITPAEVIAREIGNSLAHLYVAERSRALAVREDRLRLSRDLHDGVLQALTGIRLELQDIAEDCAAHPGVKDRLLAAERAMALEQRELRRFIDGLKPDTPGAPTGTLRASLEAAAARLTGEWKTPITVRVTPGELALPSALDHEVRLMTHEAIINALKHGHPSRVDVAMLAEDRDLRLTVTDDGRGFRFHGTLDHEALRRENVGPASLRERVSGLGGRLSITSAPTGSRVEIILRR; from the coding sequence TTGATCAACAATGCATGGACGCGGTTCCTACGCATCGCCAGTTTCGCCGAACGATTGCGGGATCCCCGCCGCGACGCCATGCGCGTAGACTCAGGCCGGCCATCGCACAGCAACGTCCGCCGCCCGGGATTGCTGGCGCGCGCCTATGTTGGTTCAGTCGCCGGTGTCGGGGCGGCGGTGGTGGCCACGCTGGTCTTGCGCGGCTGGATGGGCGCCAGCCTCTCACTCTTCTTCTTCCCGGCAGTTGTGCTGTCGGCGATTTACGGCGGCTTCGGCCCGGCACTGCTCGCGACGATGCTGTCGACGTTGTGCCTCGCCTTTCTTTTCATTCCCCCGCGATTCTCCTTGAACATCGGCAGCGACGACGCGCTGCGACTGCTGGTCTTTGCCATCGTGTCGTACGCGACCGCCTGGGTGAGCTCGGCGCGGCGCCGCGCTGAGGAGGCGGAGCGCCTTGCGCTGGCAGACCTGCAGGGCGCGTTGGACGTGATGCGCCGGGTCAGCGCCTGGCCGTTGGTCGCTGACGCCGACACCTCGACGAGCATGCGCCAGATTCTCTCGCATGGCGCCACGGCACTGGGCGCGACGACGGCGGTGGCGGTCTGGATGGCCGAAGAGGAACCGTGGGTGTACGTCACGAGCGCTCGTCCTGGCGACGATCCGACATCGCGGCAGCCTCCGGCGCATTTCGTCCAACTCCTGAACGGGGACCGCACCGCAACCGCGATCTACGAGATCAGCAGAGCGCCGCACGTCGTTCCCGAGCCGATCCGCGCGCTGCTGCCTGGGGGCCTGGCCGCCGAAGTGCCGTTTCACACCGAGCACGTCGCGGGGCGCGTGTTCTTCGGCGGCCTGGGAACCGACGCGGACCCCCAGGCCCTCATCACGCCCGCGGAGGTGATCGCGCGTGAGATCGGAAACTCGCTGGCGCATCTATACGTGGCGGAGCGCAGCCGGGCGCTCGCGGTTCGTGAGGATCGCCTGCGTCTGTCCCGCGATCTGCACGACGGCGTCCTGCAGGCGCTCACCGGCATACGACTGGAGCTGCAGGATATCGCTGAGGACTGCGCCGCACACCCGGGTGTCAAGGATCGGTTGCTCGCCGCCGAGCGCGCGATGGCGCTGGAGCAGCGCGAGCTCAGACGATTCATCGACGGCCTGAAACCGGACACTCCCGGTGCGCCGACAGGCACGCTGCGCGCATCACTCGAGGCCGCAGCCGCGCGCCTGACAGGGGAGTGGAAGACGCCGATCACGGTTCGCGTCACCCCGGGCGAATTGGCGCTGCCATCGGCGCTCGATCATGAGGTGCGCCTGATGACCCACGAGGCGATCATCAACGCCTTGAAGCACGGTCATCCGTCGCGCGTCGACGTCGCCATGCTGGCGGAAGACAGAGACCTTCGGCTCACGGTCACGGACGATGGCCGGGGCTTTCGATTCCATGGCACGCTCGATCACGAGGCGCTCCGCCGGGAGAACGTCGGCCCGGCCAGCCTGCGTGAGCGCGTGAGCGGCCTGGGGGGACGACTCTCGATCACCTCGGCCCCCACCGGGTCCCGGGTGGAGATCATTCTGCGGCGCTAG